The genomic window GAAATGAGAATGATTCCAAGCTTCCATAATTGAATGTGCTTGCACATTTCTTTCACCTCCCTTGAAACGAGGGCATCCTTTTGTAACACTCTATCAAGCTTTAGAGTTGTTAAGTAGAACAACCTTTTTTTATCGTCACCTCTTGAATTATATTCTAAGGAAATTCTCTAGCTTCAATAAGAATTGTTGTgcgaattattgaaaaatatatatgcaCTAATAACcatgtaaacaaaataaataaagcaaaaagaaattaaaaataaaaaataagattaaatgaGGCTAGAGTTTGACTGTGTTCTTAAACTGAATTTCTATCATTTAAGTTCTTCTAGTTTAGTTACAATAATGTCCTAGAATACAATTATCACATTCTTGTGATAGTGGTACttcaaattataagaaattgtgaatcaaataatattttgtacTCTCTACATGagcataaattattaaaatgggCATAAGATTAGAGAAATTTTGTTATGAACCTCTAATCACTACTATAATCCATAATTATCTCATGTTGGTAGTCTACATATTGAAGGGTTTTGaccacaaagaaaaaaaaaacactttaaaaaatatgatagccattaaaatattgaaattaaatacGCATGGAGTTCCTAAGTGAAcagattttttatataaaaaaacaaaatggaacttaattttcaccatttgaGCTAATGTGGTGTCAATTTCTCCAAATGTACCTACAAGATTAGGAAGTAGACTCAATCGAACATTTGTTAGCTATGTTTTATGAGTTCCAATGGGTTTCAAATGttatgaaaattatcttttctttcttttattaatttttggctTCTTATTCATCCAAAATATCATATATCGAAAACCATAATGAAACTGAAGAATTTACATCCACTAGTCAAAATGTAAAAGCAATGAATTCACCAATAAAGACTTAAACTCTTACAATTTTTCAAAGCtcataaatattatattgtatGCTCAAGAGTAATTTatcaaatactaaaaaaaaaaaaaatcacaacttaagctaaaaaaaaaaaatgaaaactcaaGAAAAATTGGATAGTACCTTAGTAAGAGACGCATCCAAGTAGAGGATATGTGCAACTTCACCAAAGAGCCTACACATTGCTCATAAAggttgaagaaaaagaaaaagaagaagagggaTTCACAAGCATGAGGAATAATTTAGAGATAGCGAAATTGAGAGATTGAGAAGAATATATAGCGATAGGGCGATTGAGATGGTTTAATGGCCAAACAATTAAGAAAGAAGGTGATACTCATATTGATTGAGATTGTGAAAATTTATCTTTcgtttatttgattttcatagGAACCAAAtagaaaattagggtttttgatTTTAAGGATTTTGAGACTAGGTTGGTTGAAACAATAAAAAGTTTCATTATTTGGGGGCACATTATAAAGATTCATTCCTTATAAAGCAAAAcataaaaggtaaaataaaattaaagctctaattatatttgattcttaagagatattttgtgttttcctaagaaattttaaaaaataataataacttgattgtatttctttcattttgtccCATCACATTTACCTTTGTcaatatagaaatttttttcaagtgtttcttaaaatatttctaCCATAAACGAAATTAGTGTCTCCATTTTCTTGATAATTGATGTTATTGAACAATTAAAGTTGAgataattttacatattttaaacattttgattaattttaagttttttggcacaatatgaaaaaaaataaattaaaatatattttgaaaaaccaaattgaattttataaatattaaaaaaaatcattagatttaaaaaaattcatattcaaatattttaaagataaaatattataatgttGATTATTTATTACAATAATTAGAggtagaaaaaaatttattatttctattattttgcTACCATGTCCATTAAAAGAACAGGGCATTAAGCTAAGAAAGGTATTAACATACCATAAAACTATTACCATTTTGCATTAGTTGGTTTGCAAATGAAATATGTCAAATGACGTATGTTTGTAAACTTGCTTAGTTGTATAATCTTTAAATGCTTATTATTATGGTAGCAAGCTGACTTAGTTGTCTAATcttcaaatgttttttattattattatcatcattcaTGTTTGGCTCCATTTAAATCCCAAACTTAAAGTATACTTTCCAACACTTATAAAACTagcatatgtatatatatatatatatatatatatatgcataaatgTGCAAAAAGTTCAAGTTTGTTATATAGATatgttttttgtatttgttaAACTGGAGCATCTTTGACCAGCATCCACCATAAATTCATTCATAATTCAATTAAGTCAAAACTAAGGGGGACCTCAATACTATAATTTCCATTAGCATCATGTTATTTTCTAATGAACATAATCTATCTATTTGTtgtcaaaaaatattattttgattcatCACCAGACAAATCTACTATGTGCTTTCATGtcattgtttttaatatctATTTGTCATCACCTAGTTGTAGTACAATCaacttaatttttggttttaattgaaatcatacaaaaaaaagCTCTCAATCAAAATGAACCAACATTTGCAAAACGGAACATATAAGTTCAATTTTATAGGCCCAATATTATCTCCCATATCATGCTCGTGACATACACAAGGAAATaagaaaatcataattaaaGCCCTCACCCTAATGATATATACGAAATGTTGGAGTATATAAAAGATCATTTGGTCTCACTAAAAGTCTAGCATCACCTAGCTTAGAATGATAGTGACTCTTATATCAACTGGGATCTTAAATGATGTAACACTCAGCTAGAAAAATTCTAGTATACTAATGAATGATGAAGACAAGTTATGAGCATATGAATATGTAATTTTCTCATAACAACATAAGagaattttttaaactaaaaaacataatcgcttgatttggatttttttttaattataagaatGTGTTTAAGAGGTTGTAGGTACCTTCCATTTGATTATCATTGTAACAAGCATCTAATGTTGTTATCCTTGTGATCTCACTCATGAATTATACTAGTGAAAATGATTGATGACAAGTGACGTGATGTCGATTGGAGGTTTATAAAAGTTCAAGGCATTCACACATTATTATTAGCTAGGTTCTGACCTCTCTTCTTTTTGTTGTCCGTGGTTTATAGCTCCAAGCAAAGACCATACTTGTTCTTCAATATGGGCTTTGAGGACTAATGGTTTGTTCCCCATTCATAGGCTTTGAGTAGGTCGAAGTACTTGGTTTTAGTTGTCACGCCATTGAAAATAGCCACCAATTTTTTTCCTGAGTGTGCAATGCTAAGACACGATCTTAGCCAACCTTTCTGAAGGCCCAAAACAAAAGCAATGCAAATGTAACCAAGGCAACATAGCAGATACATGAACCTTCCCAACTTCTATTTGACTTTAAAACTACAAGATTACAAAACTTTTTAAGTATACCAACACTTGTACAATTTTGTCTAATTAGAGAAACCAAAGAGAATGACATAGTTTGCTTTCTTTCTAGATTACTCACCCTTAGTCTCTCTCTACAATGCAAAGGCTTTTATAGAGGAGCCTTCtcaattgaattttgaattcaaaccTTTGAATTCAAAATAGGAGCTTGAGTAATGGTTATGCAACTTGTCACAACCACCCAACTAAGGATACTCCTTCCTAATAAAAGTGTCTTTTCATGCATCCAATAATGTTCCCTTTCATGCTAAGCCTTGTCTTATCCTTACAAAGTACCTTTTGCCAACAAGTGCCTTTGTAACCATCTCATGTCACTCAGCCACACATATCTGTCTTTGATCCAATTAGCCTAAGGTCATGTCTGGTTCTCTTCTTCTGAGCCAAGCTCTTGCCAATCTAGTCTTCAACCCTTTTTCATGTGAGTTAGCCCACATTAAATACCTTGTGTGCATGCCACCAACCTACATCAATCATCTTGCCTTGACCATGCCCATGTGTTCAGCCATCTCTCTAATGCATCAGTGCACATCGACACACTGATATCCACAGAGCACCCTTATACCATGTCTAAGTGCCCATGATACCAAGGTGGTGGTGTTCTTGCTTAATGAACTAGCTTTTTGCATGGCCCTTCCATGCCTTAGCTGTGTCAGCCATGCATCAACATGTCTACATTGGTCTGATTGTTTTTCCGGCTTCTCGTGTGCCATgcctaaggtggtgtttgtttttttacttaattctaaataaaactttaatacttaatagtgttaaatattaggttatttgtttttgtagtattttatttctattaagtattaaaaaataaaaaaaaccaatatgttattttttctatttagaaaaagctacatattttggctttttctatttagtaaaaagtttataataagtcatgaaaaagtagaaaaacaaacaatctaaattctaaaactaaattgtttttagtaaaaagccaaaaaaacaaacaccacctaagtctctCTTGGTTTCAACTATGTGTTATAGCATTGCAACCATGGGTAATCATCCATGTGCACAGGGCACTGCACCCTTATGCCTTACTTTTATAATGCATTTGATACCTTCCTCATTGTTGTAACAGCACCATGCTCAAGTGCAAGACCCTTCTTGGTGTAACAACATGCCATGGCATTGCATGCCCATGGCTTGTCTATCCCATGCACAGGGCATTACGCACCTGTGTAACACATTAGGAACCCATCTAAGGCATCCATATTACTACAGTAGCACCATGCCATGTTGAGGCCTTCCTTAGTTACGATAGCATGCTATAACTTTGCACCCATGGCCCATTGACTCACCTCTATGCACAAGGTTGACCAGCCTCGTGCCAACATTGGTAAAGGATAGGTTGCACCATGCCTCATGCCATTGCGACCACGGGCATGCAAGGCCTTCCTTGTTACAATAGCATGCTATAACTTTGCACCCATGGCCCATTGACTCACCTCTATGCACAAGGTTGACCAGCCTCGTGCCAACATTGGTAAAGTATAGGTTGCACCATGCCTCATGCCATTGTGACTACGGGTTCCATGCCACATATGTCGTGCAACCTGTGTGTGCGCTAACATGTCATATATATGCCATATAGTTATATAAGTTTggttttctattaatattaaacAACTTTGAAACAAGCAAACATCTATTTTCTCCACATAACATACATGTTCATTTCCTTCTTAAATCTCTGCAACTTagtttgaaagtaattttaaagAGAAGAATGAGATATAGCTTAGTAGAAAAGGAATCAACTttaacaataaaatttataaaacatctTGTACACCATAAGGCAACAATTCAATGTAACATCAACTTTAACTCAACAATAGCAGGTATAATCATACAAACcaacaattttcaaatcataTACTTCCCTTGATAAGTTCATTTCTATGacctataaaaattattaacttaaaagcATTTGGGGCTCTCAGCAAGGTACATGCATCCATACTCCCCCATTAATCCATGCATAGATATTCCTAGGGGATGTTTTTAGGTTTTTCACCGTAGGATACTCTACCCTTCTTCCTTTAAGGACTCTCACTCACAAACCATTCCCTCTATTACTTTTTACCTTTCATTTCAAACCACCCTTACtaatgcccttttttttttttcagaagtTGTGTTAGTGCATTCAGCATGTGTCTATGTAGCTTAGCTACATCAACAAGTTACTTCTAGTAAGAATAGAGCGTatctcaataaaataaattatacttCAAATAAAAGCAATAAATTTCATAGAATAATTCTAGTATTTGCACCATTAGAATTTCTACATACGCACCATACCACccattaaatcatttttaaaactagATTTAACCAAACTTTTGATCCAagcttttttataaataatcacAAAATACAGTacgttttcaaaaaaataaaaaaattccctaCCTATCCAACAACTTGAGTAACCTCAACCTTCAACTTTTCTCTTCACTTTCCTTTTATATTGCCTTTCAAATTCTATCCCAAAAACTTCCCTCACCACCTTCACATTTCAACTTTTATACACAAAATAGAGGCTGAACTTCAAGGTGTTTTCAGATTTTCCCCTTGAAATCTCTCTTAGTGTCCTTCCCATCTCTGGTTTCTCACACTTAGACCAACCCCTTTTCACTTGTACCACAAAACAATAGCTAGATCCCCTCACGACTAGGTAAAATATTACCTCCTGTTAAAATCTCGATCACTTAGCTCAACTAGCTAGTTACTAAGCAACCAACCTACTTTTGACCAACAAAAGCATAGAAACAACACTTACTCTTTAACCGTCTTTCTCTTAACTTAACAAACTAACCAACTTCTTTAATTAACCAACCAAATGCTTTAGTTAACCAAGACACTAAACCTCATTATGGAATTAAGTACTCTTAAATTATCCTTTAACAAAATCAGGGTCATTACAATAAAatctataatatattttttatagtttttattaagaCTAAATTCTATAATGTTCTACAATAAAATCTAGGTCATTGTAGTTATTTGGCCAATATCCAAACATAATTGATTTTTcgcaaaagaaaaaatgaaaaactaatctAAGTACTATTGGCATAAGCGttataaactaaaaatgctATAAACAAGAACAATGTTTACCATAATTTTCTTGAAACTGGTGCTAAATGTGACCCCTTTGACACAAATAATAGAGTGAAGGGAAAAAAACAGAACAATAATAGAAGGAAAGTGGtaagaaaatagaaagcaaTAACGTTATAATAGCAGGAGTCCTAAAGTGCTCACACCTTGTCTATTGGCTACCAAACTTTCTTCTTCCAATCAACCAATGTCTCACAAAAATCTTTTACATTCTAAAATGATGTAATTATTTTACACAATCATTCTCAAACTATACCATAGTACTAGATTTTTCAGTATCTTTGTCCTCAAAATTACTTTAAGTGATACAACTGTTTTGGGGATATGTTCAAATTGATGATGCTTCTGTAATTATTTTCCTTGGATTAGCCCTTTTCCTCCTCCCAATCCAACAATAATCATAGCCTTCCTCTGGATTCACCAAAAAATAAGGTTTCCAACTCCGTTTCTGGGTTATTTTGTCAGGTTTGTCAGCAGTTTCTACAAGAAGTTTCTTCCTAGTAGAACGTTGATTTAATCTATCAAAAGAATTGTAGTCTATAAAAGTGTCCTTCTTCGTCTGAGAAGCATCATTGCAGATCATTGACTTCAAAGATTCTTCCCCAGATGGACCAACTTCTCTAGGACAGACAACGTCTTCTGAGAACACTTTAGCCACctgttcaaaaaaaaatttatttcctatCAAAGATgttaaatttaagttatttcaGAAAATGTAATTGAGAATGAGTAAATACACAATGTTAAAATCTGTTGTCTTCTGCGGTAGTACTTTACACCCACTAAACCTTTTATATAGCAGTCAATAAACTAAAAGTAGTCAAAAGCCATCTCGTTGAACATGGCTTCTTCACAGAAGATAGAATTAATATAGATGTACAAGTTTATGGGAAGCATAAACCTAGTCCAAATTCGTGCACTGGAAGTGAAACAAAAAACTATGAGAAACTCACCAAATGTGCCCTTGAACCACTGACATTGAGATTATATTGTCGGGTGTTAGATTCATTTTGGCAAATGGTAGCAACAGCTGGAGCATAATCACTCAAACGAGTTCCCAGGCATTTTACCACTTCCATGAGATATGGCCTAAGCTTGGCTGCACAGTTGGTTATAACTTTCTCTCCCAACCTCCAACAAATAGGTGAAACATTCTGGAACAAACAGTAAACCATgtcaataaatattataaaattaaaatgaaaaccaaggaattaaataaaatcaagcaAAAGATGATTATTGCCTTATTATCCTTTCTCACAGTAGCTAGAATGGGACTAAGAAGCTCAACCAAAACATATTCACTTTCATCCATGACCAGAGTCATAATAGTCTCCATGGCTGAAAATACTTCTTCTGGGTGGTCAGACCTTAAAATCAAGAGAGAGCATCAATTGAATGATCATGATCAgtatagttttttcattcattaaatccattttatgcataaatcaatttaaagCTGAAACTGGGAAgaacaacatatatatataatgaaagcTCTCACCTAATGACATTTAGAAAAAGTTGGAACATATCAATAATTATTCGGTCACATTCAAGGTCCAGCATGACCAGGCACCATCTGTAGGTTGCAACACTCTTAAGAATTGAAACGGCCTTGGAATAACAAGGACTCCTCATATCAGACAAGTTCTCAAATGATGCTACAGTCAGCCGGAAAATCTCCTGTGTGCCAACGAAATGAAGACAAGGAGTTATGAGCACGTAGTTGAGTGTTtctgaaacaaaagaaaacttctTGATTTGGCATATTAATTACCGTCATTTGATTATCATCATAAGGAGCATCTGGTGCCGTTATCCTTGTGATGTCACTTATGCAGGCAACAGCTGACACTTTGACATCACCATTTCCATGCTTCAAGATTTGATCTGCGACCAATGCTTCCATGAGACTTGAAAGTGCAATCTTTGTTGACATACATGGTTGTTGTTCCACCTTTGCCAAATAAGACTCGGCCTTCTGAAAGACAGAATGAAAGAAGAGGATGAATCAATTCACAAAAACTTATTGTTACACTCAACACAAGTGATAAGCAGAAAACATTCAAGTCATTGGAAAAGGATAACCCATAAAGCTATAATCATAATCCCACAGATAACATACCTGTACGAAACGATCTAGTAGGCAATTAATTCaacagaagaaaagaaaaaaatatcaattaattcAATAGGGTTAAAACAGGATCCACCTAGTAGGCAtttgatggaaaatgaaaatgcatACATA from Vitis vinifera cultivar Pinot Noir 40024 chromosome 9, ASM3070453v1 includes these protein-coding regions:
- the LOC104880363 gene encoding sister chromatid cohesion protein PDS5 homolog C, translated to MQRHEASVKKKAESYLAKVEQQPCMSTKIALSSLMEALVADQILKHGNGDVKVSAVACISDITRITAPDAPYDDNQMTEIFRLTVASFENLSDMRSPCYSKAVSILKSVATYRWCLVMLDLECDRIIIDMFQLFLNVIRSDHPEEVFSAMETIMTLVMDESEYVLVELLSPILATNVSPICWRLGEKVITNCAAKLRPYLMEVVKCLGTRLSDYAPAVATICQNESNTRQYNLNVSGSRAHLVAKVFSEDVVCPREVGPSGEESLKSMICNDASQTKKDTFIDYNSFDRLNQRSTRKKLLVETADKPDKITQKRSWKPYFLVNPEEGYDYCWIGRRKRANPRKIITEASSI